A genomic segment from Streptomyces antibioticus encodes:
- a CDS encoding SDR family oxidoreductase, with protein sequence MSIVVTGATGQLGRHVVEQLLEKVPAREITAVVRDEAKAADLAARGVRLAVADYNTPETFDGLFAAGDKVLLISGNEFDKGRPQQHQVVIDAAKAAGVALLAYTSAPGTLTAALADDHRATERALTASGVPYTLLRNGWYHENYTEQLAPVLEHDAVVSAAGEGRISSASRADYAAAAVAVLTGEGHENRTYELGGDEAWSLTEYAAELSRQTGREIVHTPVSTEALTGILTGAGLPEQFAAVLAGVDASIEKGELVVTGGDLSRLIGRPTTPVTEAITAALKG encoded by the coding sequence ATGAGCATCGTCGTCACCGGAGCCACCGGACAGCTCGGCCGCCACGTCGTGGAGCAGTTGCTGGAGAAGGTCCCGGCGCGGGAGATCACGGCCGTCGTGCGTGACGAGGCCAAGGCCGCCGACCTCGCGGCCCGCGGCGTCCGGCTCGCGGTCGCCGACTACAACACCCCCGAGACCTTCGACGGCCTGTTCGCGGCCGGCGACAAGGTGCTGCTGATCTCGGGCAACGAGTTCGACAAGGGCCGCCCGCAGCAGCACCAGGTCGTCATCGACGCGGCGAAGGCCGCCGGTGTCGCGCTGCTGGCGTACACCAGCGCGCCGGGCACGCTGACCGCCGCCCTGGCCGACGACCACCGCGCCACCGAGCGGGCGCTGACCGCCTCCGGTGTCCCCTACACGCTGCTGCGCAACGGCTGGTACCACGAGAACTACACCGAGCAGCTCGCCCCGGTCCTGGAGCACGACGCGGTCGTCTCCGCGGCCGGTGAGGGCCGGATCTCCTCCGCCTCCCGCGCCGACTACGCGGCCGCCGCCGTCGCCGTCCTGACCGGCGAGGGCCATGAGAACCGGACGTACGAGCTGGGCGGCGACGAGGCGTGGAGCCTCACGGAGTACGCGGCCGAGCTGAGCCGGCAGACCGGGCGGGAGATCGTCCACACCCCCGTGTCCACCGAGGCCCTGACCGGCATCCTGACCGGCGCCGGGCTGCCCGAGCAGTTCGCCGCGGTCCTCGCCGGTGTGGACGCCTCGATCGAGAAGGGCGAGCTGGTCGTCACCGGCGGCGACCTGTCCCGGCTGATCGGCCGCCCGACGACCCCGGTGACGGAGGCGATCACGGCGGCGCTCAAGGGCTGA
- a CDS encoding sensor histidine kinase codes for MTASQSTASARGGAHDPRRTAVGESVSPRRAGAGGYDDDRPPPVHFAYDPWTWQEIAHLLANLPVSLFGFTYVMSVIVTGAAMSVTVIGLPLLALGLAGARLIGRFERGRARLLLGLRIDEPSPLPVQRAGGPLSWMWLALKDPVAWRTVLYDVIRLPWGILTFTVALTSMFVLWPVLPYLARGLANADRAMVRALLSPSDELERRIAELESDRGVVVDTAAADLRRIERDLHDGAQARLVNLAMGLGLAKEKLLEDPDAASAMVEEAHGEVKLALQELRDLARGIHPAVLTDRGLDAALSSVASRCTVPVKVTADLESRPAAAIEGIAYFTVSELLQNVSKHSRARSASVDVWRTDDRLLIQVWDDGQGGARLDGGSGMRGLADRLGAVDGLFVVDSPVGGPTTVTAELPWRERG; via the coding sequence ATGACCGCATCCCAGTCCACCGCCTCCGCCCGGGGCGGCGCCCATGACCCGCGTCGGACCGCCGTCGGGGAGTCCGTCTCCCCTCGCCGTGCCGGGGCCGGCGGGTACGACGACGACCGGCCGCCGCCGGTGCATTTCGCCTACGACCCGTGGACCTGGCAGGAGATCGCGCATCTGCTGGCGAATCTGCCGGTGTCGCTGTTCGGGTTCACGTATGTGATGTCGGTGATCGTGACCGGGGCCGCGATGAGTGTCACCGTGATCGGGTTGCCGTTGCTGGCGCTCGGTCTGGCGGGGGCGCGGTTGATCGGGCGGTTCGAGCGGGGGCGGGCGCGGCTGCTGCTCGGGCTGCGGATCGACGAGCCGAGTCCGCTGCCCGTGCAGCGGGCCGGTGGGCCGTTGTCGTGGATGTGGCTGGCGTTGAAGGATCCGGTGGCGTGGCGGACCGTGCTGTACGACGTGATCCGGCTGCCCTGGGGGATCCTCACCTTCACGGTGGCGCTGACCTCGATGTTCGTGCTGTGGCCGGTGCTGCCGTATCTGGCGCGGGGTCTGGCCAACGCGGACCGGGCGATGGTGCGGGCGCTGCTGTCGCCGTCGGACGAGCTGGAGCGGCGGATCGCGGAGCTGGAGTCCGACCGGGGGGTGGTCGTCGACACGGCGGCGGCCGATCTGCGGCGGATCGAGCGGGATCTGCACGACGGGGCGCAGGCCCGGCTCGTGAATCTCGCGATGGGGCTGGGTCTGGCGAAGGAGAAGCTGCTGGAGGACCCGGACGCGGCCTCGGCGATGGTGGAGGAGGCGCACGGCGAGGTGAAACTGGCCCTCCAGGAGCTGCGGGATCTGGCGCGCGGGATCCATCCGGCGGTGCTGACCGACCGGGGGCTGGACGCGGCGCTGTCGTCGGTGGCCTCGCGGTGCACGGTGCCGGTGAAGGTGACCGCCGATCTGGAGTCGAGGCCGGCGGCGGCGATCGAGGGGATCGCGTACTTCACCGTCTCCGAGCTGCTCCAGAACGTCAGCAAGCACAGCCGGGCCCGGTCGGCGTCGGTCGACGTGTGGCGGACCGACGACCGGCTGCTGATCCAGGTCTGGGACGACGGCCAGGGCGGCGCGCGTCTCGACGGCGGCTCCGGGATGCGGGGGCTGGCGGACCGGCTGGGCGCGGTGGACGGGCTGTTCGTCGTGGACTCGCCGGTGGGGGGTCCCACGACGGTGACGGCGGAGCTGCCCTGGCGCGAGCGCGGCTGA
- a CDS encoding response regulator transcription factor, which yields MRVVIAEDSVLLREGLTRLLTDRGHEVVAGVGDAEALVKTIAELHAENALPDVVVADVRMPPTHTDEGVRAAVQLRKAHPGLGVLVLSQYVEERYATELLAGSSRGVGYLLKDRVAEVREFVDAVVRVASGGTALDPEVVAQLLGRSRKQDVLAGLTPREREVLGLMAEGRTNSAIARQLVVSDGAVEKHVSNIFLKLGLSPSDGDHRRVLAVLTYLNS from the coding sequence GTGCGGGTGGTCATCGCCGAGGATTCGGTGCTGTTGCGGGAGGGGCTGACCCGGTTGCTGACCGACCGGGGGCACGAGGTGGTCGCCGGGGTCGGGGACGCCGAGGCGTTGGTGAAGACCATCGCCGAGCTGCACGCGGAGAACGCGCTGCCGGACGTCGTCGTCGCCGATGTGCGGATGCCGCCGACGCACACGGACGAGGGCGTGCGGGCCGCCGTACAGCTTCGCAAGGCGCATCCGGGGCTCGGGGTGCTGGTGCTGTCGCAGTACGTGGAGGAAAGGTACGCCACCGAACTTCTGGCCGGTTCCAGTCGTGGGGTGGGGTATCTGCTGAAGGACCGGGTGGCCGAGGTGCGGGAGTTCGTGGACGCCGTGGTGCGGGTGGCGTCCGGGGGCACCGCGCTCGATCCGGAGGTCGTCGCGCAGTTGCTCGGGCGCAGCCGCAAGCAGGACGTGCTGGCCGGGCTCACCCCGCGGGAGCGGGAGGTGCTGGGGCTGATGGCGGAGGGGCGGACGAACTCGGCGATCGCGCGGCAGCTCGTGGTGAGCGACGGGGCGGTCGAGAAGCACGTCAGCAACATCTTCCTGAAGCTCGGGCTGTCGCCGAGCGACGGGGACCACCGCCGGGTCCTCGCGGTGCTCACCTATCTGAACTCCTGA
- the rarD gene encoding EamA family transporter RarD, whose protein sequence is MAGSSTNEGRTGLLNGFAAYGMWGLVPLFWPLLKPAGSVEILAHRMVWSLVFVAAALLFVRRWAWAGELLRQPRRLGLVVIAAAVITVNWGVYIWAVNSGHVVEASLGYFINPLVTIAMGVLLLKERLRPVQWAAVGVGAAAVLVLTIGYGRPPWISLCLAFSFAVYGLVKKKVNLGGVESLTAETAVQFLPALVYLLWLSGRGDSTFAAEGTGHALLLASTGVVTALPLVCFGAAAIRVPLSTLGLLQYLAPVFQFLLGVLYFGEEMPVERWAGFALVWLALALLTADAWRASLRPRRPLGVTAPATVESPAVPAGADPVRP, encoded by the coding sequence GTGGCCGGGTCGTCGACGAATGAGGGCCGCACAGGTCTGCTGAACGGCTTCGCCGCCTACGGGATGTGGGGGCTCGTCCCCCTCTTCTGGCCGCTCCTCAAGCCCGCCGGATCGGTGGAGATCCTTGCCCACCGCATGGTGTGGTCCCTGGTCTTCGTCGCCGCCGCGCTGCTCTTCGTCCGGCGCTGGGCGTGGGCCGGGGAGCTGCTGCGCCAGCCGCGCCGGCTCGGTCTGGTCGTGATCGCCGCGGCCGTGATCACCGTGAACTGGGGCGTCTACATCTGGGCCGTGAACAGCGGCCATGTCGTCGAGGCATCGCTCGGCTACTTCATCAACCCGCTGGTCACCATCGCCATGGGCGTGCTGCTGCTGAAGGAGCGGCTGCGGCCGGTGCAGTGGGCGGCGGTCGGTGTCGGCGCCGCCGCGGTGCTGGTGCTGACCATCGGCTACGGGCGGCCGCCGTGGATCTCCCTCTGTCTGGCCTTCTCGTTCGCCGTCTACGGGCTGGTGAAGAAGAAGGTCAACCTCGGCGGGGTCGAGTCGCTGACCGCCGAGACCGCCGTCCAGTTCCTGCCCGCCCTGGTCTATCTGCTGTGGCTGTCCGGGCGCGGCGACTCCACGTTCGCGGCCGAGGGCACCGGTCACGCGCTCCTGCTGGCCTCCACCGGTGTGGTCACCGCGCTGCCGCTGGTCTGCTTCGGCGCGGCCGCGATCCGGGTGCCGCTGTCCACGCTGGGGCTGCTCCAGTACCTCGCGCCCGTGTTCCAGTTCCTGCTGGGCGTCCTCTACTTCGGCGAGGAGATGCCGGTGGAGCGGTGGGCCGGGTTCGCGCTGGTGTGGCTGGCGCTGGCGCTGCTGACGGCGGACGCGTGGCGTGCCTCGCTGCGACCGCGGCGGCCTCTCGGTGTGACCGCCCCCGCCACGGTGGAGTCCCCCGCGGTACCGGCCGGCGCGGACCCCGTTCGGCCCTGA
- a CDS encoding 2-oxoacid:acceptor oxidoreductase subunit alpha, with amino-acid sequence MTSQVSSAAEQADQADGADGAVVGEQRKPAGTKDVRRLDRVIIRFAGDSGDGMQLTGDRFTSETASFGNDLSTLPNFPAEIRAPAGTLPGVSSFQLHFADHDILTPGDAPNVLVAMNPAALKANIGDVPRGAEIIVNTDEFTKRAMQKVGYAASPLEDGSLDGYQLHPVPLTTLTVEALKEFDLTRKEAERSKNMFALGLLSWMYHRPTEGTEKFLRSKFAKKPEIAEANLAAFRAGWNFGETTEDFAVSYEVAPAATAFPVGTYRNISGNLALSYGLVAASRQADLPLFLGSYPITPASDILHELSRHKNFGVRTFQAEDEIAGIGAALGAAFGGALAVTTTSGPGVALKSETIGLAVSLELPLLVVDIQRGGPSTGLPTKTEQADLLQAMFGRNGEAPVPIVAPRTPGDCFDAALEAARIALTYRTPVMLLSDGYLANGSEPWRVPELEELPDLTVQFTQGPNHTLDDGTEVFWPYKRDPLTLARPWAVPGTPGLEHRIGGIEKEDGTGNISYAPANHDFMVRIRQAKIDGIDVPDLEVDDPDGARTLVLGWGSTYGPITAAVRRLRAAGEAVAQAHLRHLNPFPANLGAVLKAYDKVVVPEMNLGQLATLLRAKYLVDAHSYNQVNGMPFKAEQLAAALKEAIDD; translated from the coding sequence GTGACCAGTCAGGTCAGCAGCGCAGCGGAACAGGCCGATCAGGCTGACGGGGCCGACGGGGCCGTCGTGGGAGAACAGCGCAAACCGGCCGGGACGAAGGATGTACGCCGTCTCGACCGGGTGATCATCAGGTTCGCGGGCGACTCGGGTGACGGTATGCAGCTCACCGGTGACCGCTTCACCTCGGAGACGGCGTCGTTCGGCAACGACCTGTCGACCCTGCCGAACTTCCCCGCCGAGATCCGTGCCCCCGCCGGCACCCTGCCCGGTGTCTCCTCGTTCCAGTTGCACTTCGCCGACCACGACATCCTCACTCCGGGTGATGCACCCAATGTGCTGGTCGCGATGAACCCGGCCGCCCTGAAGGCGAACATCGGGGACGTGCCGCGCGGTGCGGAGATCATCGTCAACACGGACGAGTTCACCAAACGGGCGATGCAGAAGGTGGGGTACGCGGCCTCGCCGCTGGAGGATGGGTCCCTCGACGGTTACCAGCTCCACCCGGTCCCGTTGACCACCCTGACCGTCGAGGCTCTCAAGGAATTCGACCTCACCCGCAAGGAGGCCGAGCGCAGCAAGAACATGTTCGCGCTCGGCCTCTTGTCGTGGATGTACCACCGGCCCACCGAGGGCACGGAGAAGTTCCTGCGGTCGAAGTTCGCGAAGAAACCGGAGATCGCCGAGGCGAACCTGGCCGCGTTCCGCGCGGGGTGGAACTTCGGGGAGACCACCGAGGACTTCGCCGTCAGCTACGAGGTGGCCCCGGCCGCCACGGCGTTCCCCGTCGGGACCTACCGGAACATCTCCGGGAACCTGGCCCTCTCCTACGGTCTGGTCGCGGCGTCCCGGCAGGCCGATCTGCCGCTGTTCCTGGGCTCGTACCCGATCACCCCGGCCTCGGACATCCTGCACGAGCTGAGCCGGCACAAGAACTTCGGTGTGCGGACCTTCCAGGCGGAGGACGAGATCGCGGGCATCGGTGCCGCGCTGGGGGCCGCCTTCGGGGGGGCTCTCGCCGTCACCACGACCTCGGGGCCGGGGGTGGCGCTGAAGTCGGAGACCATCGGGCTCGCGGTGTCGCTGGAGCTGCCGCTGCTGGTGGTGGACATCCAGCGCGGCGGGCCGTCGACCGGGCTGCCGACCAAGACCGAGCAGGCGGATCTGCTCCAGGCGATGTTCGGGCGCAACGGCGAGGCGCCGGTGCCGATCGTGGCGCCCCGCACCCCGGGCGACTGCTTCGACGCGGCGCTGGAGGCGGCCCGGATCGCGCTCACCTACCGCACGCCGGTGATGCTGCTGTCCGACGGCTATCTGGCCAACGGCTCCGAGCCCTGGCGGGTTCCCGAGCTGGAGGAACTGCCGGATCTGACCGTGCAGTTCACCCAGGGGCCCAACCACACGCTGGACGACGGCACCGAGGTGTTCTGGCCGTACAAACGCGATCCGCTGACCCTGGCCCGGCCGTGGGCGGTGCCGGGGACTCCGGGGCTCGAACACCGGATCGGCGGCATCGAGAAGGAGGACGGCACGGGCAACATCTCCTACGCCCCGGCCAACCACGACTTCATGGTCCGGATCCGGCAGGCCAAGATCGACGGCATCGACGTCCCCGATCTGGAGGTGGACGACCCGGACGGGGCCAGGACCCTGGTGCTGGGCTGGGGTTCCACCTACGGGCCGATCACGGCGGCCGTACGGCGGCTGCGGGCGGCCGGGGAGGCCGTCGCGCAGGCCCATCTGCGGCATCTGAACCCGTTCCCCGCCAATCTGGGCGCGGTGCTGAAGGCGTACGACAAGGTCGTCGTCCCGGAGATGAACCTCGGCCAGCTCGCCACCCTCCTGCGGGCGAAGTACCTGGTCGACGCCCACTCGTACAACCAGGTCAACGGCATGCCGTTCAAGGCGGAGCAGCTCGCCGCGGCGCTGAAGGAGGCCATCGATGACTGA
- a CDS encoding 2-oxoacid:ferredoxin oxidoreductase subunit beta codes for MTDANTLLKLVPKAEAKQSMKDFKSDQEVRWCPGCGDYAILAAVQGFMPELGLARENIVFVSGIGCSSRFPYYMNTYGMHSIHGRAPAIATGLAASRRDLSVWVVTGDGDALSIGGNHLIHALRRNVNLKILLFNNRIYGLTKGQYSPTSEVGKITKSTPMGSLDAPFNPVSLALGAEASFVARTVDSDRRHLTEVLRQAAAHPGTALVEIYQNCNIFNDGAFDALKDRESAEEAVIRLEHGQPIRFGADRSKGVVRDPATGDLRVVAVTPENEGAILVHDAHAASPTTAFALSRLADPDTLHNTPIGVLRSVERPVYDTQMAEQLDAAIEQHGKGDLAALLAGGDTWTVVG; via the coding sequence ATGACTGATGCGAACACGCTGCTGAAGCTGGTTCCCAAGGCCGAGGCCAAGCAGTCGATGAAGGACTTCAAGTCCGACCAGGAGGTGCGCTGGTGCCCGGGCTGCGGCGACTACGCGATCCTCGCGGCGGTCCAGGGCTTCATGCCGGAGCTGGGGCTGGCCAGAGAGAACATCGTGTTCGTCTCGGGCATCGGCTGCTCCTCCCGGTTCCCCTACTACATGAACACCTACGGGATGCACTCCATCCACGGGCGGGCGCCGGCGATCGCGACGGGGCTCGCGGCCTCCCGGCGGGATCTGAGCGTCTGGGTGGTGACCGGTGACGGCGACGCGCTGTCCATCGGCGGCAACCATCTGATCCATGCCCTGCGGCGCAATGTGAATCTGAAGATCCTGCTGTTCAACAACCGTATCTACGGGCTGACCAAGGGCCAGTACTCCCCCACCTCCGAGGTCGGGAAGATCACCAAGTCGACGCCGATGGGGTCGCTGGACGCGCCCTTCAACCCGGTGTCGCTGGCGCTGGGCGCGGAGGCGTCGTTCGTCGCGCGGACCGTCGACTCGGACCGCAGACATCTGACGGAGGTGCTGCGGCAGGCCGCCGCCCATCCGGGCACGGCGCTGGTGGAGATCTACCAGAACTGCAACATCTTCAACGACGGGGCCTTCGACGCTTTGAAGGACCGGGAGTCGGCGGAGGAGGCGGTGATCCGGCTGGAGCACGGGCAGCCGATCCGGTTCGGCGCCGATCGGTCCAAGGGGGTGGTGCGGGACCCGGCGACCGGAGATCTGAGGGTCGTCGCGGTGACCCCGGAGAACGAGGGGGCGATCCTGGTCCACGACGCGCACGCCGCGTCCCCGACCACCGCGTTCGCGCTGTCCCGGCTGGCCGATCCGGACACCCTGCACAACACGCCGATCGGGGTGCTGCGTTCGGTGGAGCGTCCGGTCTACGACACGCAGATGGCCGAGCAGCTCGACGCGGCGATCGAGCAGCACGGCAAGGGCGATCTGGCGGCGCTGCTGGCCGGCGGGGACACCTGGACGGTCGTCGGCTGA
- a CDS encoding NADH-quinone oxidoreductase subunit B, with amino-acid sequence MDVTPPASEPVLLPEPQRLGALSRLAPEPMKVVLNWGRRYSLWVFNFGLACCAIEFIAASMARHDFIRLGVIPFAPGPRQADLMVVSGTVTDKMAPAVKRLYEQMPEPKYVISFGACSNCGGPYWDSYSVTKGVDQIIPVDVYVPGCPPRPEALLQGIIKLQEKIARESLGERYGTSRPSTAALQSDLVKPPAEPSAQEDR; translated from the coding sequence ATGGACGTGACCCCACCCGCCTCCGAGCCGGTCCTGCTGCCCGAGCCCCAACGCCTCGGCGCCCTCTCCCGCCTCGCGCCCGAGCCCATGAAAGTGGTCCTCAACTGGGGCCGCCGCTACTCGCTCTGGGTCTTCAACTTCGGCCTCGCCTGCTGCGCGATCGAGTTCATCGCCGCGTCGATGGCCCGCCACGACTTCATCCGCCTCGGTGTCATCCCCTTCGCGCCCGGCCCCCGCCAGGCCGACCTGATGGTCGTCTCCGGCACGGTCACCGACAAGATGGCCCCGGCCGTGAAGCGCCTCTACGAGCAGATGCCCGAACCGAAGTACGTCATCTCCTTCGGGGCGTGCAGCAACTGCGGAGGCCCCTACTGGGACTCCTACTCGGTGACCAAGGGCGTCGACCAGATCATCCCCGTCGACGTCTACGTCCCCGGCTGCCCGCCCCGCCCCGAGGCCCTCCTCCAGGGCATCATCAAGCTCCAGGAGAAGATCGCCCGCGAGTCCCTCGGAGAGCGCTACGGCACCTCCCGCCCCTCGACCGCGGCCCTCCAGAGCGACCTGGTGAAACCCCCGGCCGAACCCTCCGCGCAGGAGGACCGATGA
- a CDS encoding winged helix-turn-helix transcriptional regulator, whose protein sequence is MAVSNVRPSAPAGEEMCPYRLVLEHVTSRWGVLVLIHLLDRPHRFSELRRAIGRVSEKMLTQTLQTLERDGLVHRDAKPVIPPRVDYSLTGLGREAAEQVSALAGWTQERMDQVERARAAYDEAREPDSRAS, encoded by the coding sequence ATGGCAGTAAGCAACGTGAGGCCGTCCGCGCCCGCCGGCGAGGAGATGTGCCCCTACCGGCTGGTCCTCGAACACGTCACCAGCCGCTGGGGCGTCCTCGTCCTCATCCACCTGCTCGACCGGCCGCACCGCTTCAGCGAGCTGCGCCGGGCGATCGGCCGGGTCAGCGAGAAGATGCTGACCCAGACCCTCCAGACCCTGGAGCGCGACGGCCTGGTCCACCGCGACGCCAAGCCGGTCATCCCGCCGCGCGTCGACTACTCCCTCACCGGCCTCGGCCGCGAGGCGGCGGAGCAGGTGAGCGCCCTCGCCGGCTGGACGCAGGAGCGCATGGACCAGGTCGAACGGGCCCGCGCCGCATACGACGAGGCCCGGGAGCCGGACTCCCGGGCCTCGTGA
- a CDS encoding sensor histidine kinase: protein MATQYGNYGPGYGRPAAEGVGERPHRVPTALREPFSGRHWRELLYVLVGFPVSVVLFVLTVTMLSTGVGLTLTFLGIPVLAAGLAMCRGFGALERARARALLGLEISDPEPLRVRNRSRGGRGGAMAWMGAVLRSGTSWRHALFALVQFPWAVFSFSVTLTVWLLGWTMLTYPLWFWVFPLYGGQGGLQLYGDAQHQVYLDNPFEITVTALVGLLVTMATPWIVRALTTVDRLLVHGLLGPSRLASRVVELESDRGVVVDTAAADLRRIERDLHDGAQARLVALAMDLGLAKEKLREDPRAAAEMVDSAHGEVKTALQELRDLARGIHPAVLTDRGLDAALSSVASRCTVPVRVEVDLVDRPTPAIEGIAYFTVSELLQNVSKHSRARSASVDVWRAEDRLMLQVTDDGVGGADASAGSGLAGLAGRLDAVDGILVVDSPAGGPTTVTAELPWRESRG, encoded by the coding sequence ATGGCCACGCAGTACGGGAATTACGGACCGGGGTACGGGCGCCCGGCGGCGGAAGGCGTCGGGGAGCGGCCGCACCGGGTGCCGACGGCGCTGCGGGAGCCGTTCTCCGGGCGGCACTGGCGTGAGCTGCTGTATGTGCTGGTGGGGTTCCCGGTGAGTGTCGTGCTGTTCGTCCTCACGGTCACCATGCTGTCGACGGGGGTCGGTCTCACGCTGACCTTCCTCGGGATCCCGGTGCTGGCGGCGGGTCTCGCGATGTGCCGTGGGTTCGGCGCGCTGGAGCGGGCGCGGGCGCGGGCCCTGCTGGGGCTGGAGATCTCCGACCCCGAGCCGCTGCGGGTGCGGAACCGGAGCCGGGGTGGCCGGGGCGGGGCCATGGCCTGGATGGGCGCCGTGCTGCGGAGCGGGACGTCGTGGCGGCACGCGCTGTTCGCGCTGGTGCAGTTTCCCTGGGCGGTGTTCTCGTTCTCCGTCACCCTGACGGTGTGGCTGCTCGGCTGGACGATGCTGACGTATCCGCTGTGGTTCTGGGTGTTCCCGCTGTACGGCGGGCAGGGCGGGTTGCAGCTCTACGGCGACGCGCAGCACCAGGTGTATCTGGACAACCCGTTCGAGATCACCGTGACGGCGCTGGTCGGCCTGCTGGTGACGATGGCGACGCCGTGGATCGTGCGGGCGCTGACGACGGTGGACCGGCTGCTGGTGCACGGCCTGCTGGGGCCGTCGCGGCTGGCGTCGCGGGTGGTGGAGCTGGAGTCCGACCGGGGGGTGGTCGTCGACACGGCCGCCGCCGATCTGCGGCGCATCGAGCGGGATCTGCACGACGGCGCGCAGGCCCGGCTGGTGGCCCTGGCGATGGATCTGGGGCTGGCGAAGGAGAAGCTGCGGGAGGACCCGCGGGCGGCGGCGGAGATGGTCGACTCGGCGCACGGCGAGGTGAAGACGGCCCTCCAGGAGCTGCGGGACCTGGCACGCGGCATCCATCCGGCGGTGCTGACCGACCGGGGGCTGGACGCGGCGCTGTCGTCGGTGGCCTCGCGGTGCACGGTGCCCGTGCGGGTGGAGGTGGACCTGGTGGACCGTCCGACGCCGGCGATCGAGGGCATCGCGTACTTCACCGTCTCCGAGCTGCTCCAGAACGTCAGCAAGCACAGCCGGGCCCGGTCGGCGTCGGTCGACGTGTGGCGGGCGGAGGACCGGCTGATGTTGCAGGTCACGGACGACGGCGTGGGCGGCGCGGACGCCTCCGCCGGGTCGGGGCTGGCCGGGCTCGCGGGCCGACTGGACGCGGTGGACGGGATCCTGGTGGTGGACTCACCGGCCGGAGGGCCCACGACGGTCACGGCGGAGCTGCCCTGGCGGGAGTCCCGGGGATAG
- a CDS encoding NADH-quinone oxidoreductase subunit A, with protein sequence MREPTVEVAADYFQSYSVVGLLAVVGVLFVAVAFGAGRLLRPVVPTPEKLLTYECGVDPVGEGWAHTQVRYYVYAFLYVIFAVDSIFLFPWATVFAAPGYGATTLVEMFIFLGFLAVGLLYAYKKGVLAWT encoded by the coding sequence GTGCGGGAACCGACCGTCGAGGTCGCGGCGGACTACTTCCAGTCGTATTCGGTCGTCGGACTGCTCGCCGTCGTCGGCGTGCTCTTCGTCGCCGTCGCCTTCGGCGCGGGACGCCTCCTGCGCCCGGTGGTCCCCACCCCCGAGAAGCTCCTCACCTACGAGTGCGGCGTCGACCCCGTCGGCGAGGGCTGGGCCCACACCCAGGTCCGCTACTACGTCTACGCCTTCCTCTACGTCATCTTCGCCGTCGACTCGATCTTCCTGTTCCCCTGGGCGACGGTCTTCGCCGCCCCCGGCTACGGCGCCACCACCCTCGTCGAGATGTTCATCTTCCTCGGCTTCCTCGCCGTCGGCCTGCTGTACGCGTACAAGAAAGGGGTCCTGGCATGGACGTGA